The sequence below is a genomic window from Salinispira pacifica.
GCAGCATCATAGCGTTCTTCCTGATAATAGATATCGCTCTGAGTCAGGTTCTCCCGGTATGCAGCATTGCTTCGCAGCATCAGCAGCTGGGAAATTACCGTGGTGAGAATCAGAGCTGAGAAAATCAGCGAAAACACCACAATGCTTCGCCGGTACTTTTCTATCCATTCCCGTAAATCAGCCATGTTCCTTTCTGATGGCGTCAAGAACGCCGTTGATAATTTTGAATGTCTGATCAGAACCGAAATCCTTGGCGATTTCCACGGCTTCATTGATTATGATCTGAGCCGGCGTATCGCCGGTATAGATCAGCTCATAACAGCCCAGACGCATAATTCCCAGATCCAGTTTGTTCAGCCGCTCGAATTCCCAGTGATTCAGATGTTTTTTAATATGTTCGTCGATTTCCGTAAGATGCTCCACCACTCCGTGGAGGAGCATTCTGGAAAACAGAAGCTTATCGTCCCGGTCATTCCCCTGATACTCGTACCAGGGGAATTCCATGAGACTGCCCATATCGCGCTGATTAAACTCCTGACTGTACAGGGCCTGTACAACCAGAACCCTGCTTTTCCGCCTTGAGAGCATGTAACCACCTACCAGGAAATATTATTTTCAACAATGCGGATTTCTGCTTCGCTGCGGAGCTCCGAGATTATTTCATCCAGCGCCTGCTGAATGGCCGCCTGCTGTTTCTGGTTCATTATGTATTGGGTTATCTGCTGTCGAACGGTGAGTTTCTGTCCGGGAAGCAGAGGATCGTCAATGTCCAGAAGACGGGGTCTTCTCCGGTCGGTAATCTTCACAATATGGAAGCC
It includes:
- the nusB gene encoding transcription antitermination factor NusB; amino-acid sequence: MLSRRKSRVLVVQALYSQEFNQRDMGSLMEFPWYEYQGNDRDDKLLFSRMLLHGVVEHLTEIDEHIKKHLNHWEFERLNKLDLGIMRLGCYELIYTGDTPAQIIINEAVEIAKDFGSDQTFKIINGVLDAIRKEHG